One Nesterenkonia populi DNA window includes the following coding sequences:
- a CDS encoding flagellar assembly protein FliW yields MAQLTFPDSLPGLAPLTQFTLNEVEDAVGLYSLDAVEMPELKLFLLDPAVHMPDYSPRVRDHLAEVGADSDHEVRVLVVVNTSQGEPCANLLAPVLLNAASLKGAQVILEGQDYPVRRPLAAPAAA; encoded by the coding sequence ATGGCGCAGCTGACGTTCCCGGACTCCCTGCCGGGACTTGCTCCGTTGACCCAGTTCACCCTCAATGAGGTCGAGGACGCTGTCGGCCTCTACTCGTTGGACGCAGTCGAGATGCCGGAGCTGAAGCTTTTCCTGCTTGACCCGGCGGTTCACATGCCTGACTACTCTCCCCGGGTCCGGGATCACCTGGCTGAGGTGGGGGCAGACTCCGATCATGAGGTGCGTGTGCTGGTCGTGGTGAACACCTCGCAGGGCGAGCCCTGCGCGAACCTGCTCGCTCCCGTGCTCCTCAATGCGGCCAGCCTGAAGGGCGCACAGGTGATCCTTGAGGGGCAGGACTACCCGGTGCGGCGTCCGCTGGCCGCGCCGGCCGCGGCCTGA